The window tttcacttctgattggttgaaaaagtggcgcgagaactttgaaccaatcacaaagtaaagtaatgcaaaaacaaagcaattcgctaattacttttgacactcaattgaaaaccgctctattgatCTGCAATATAAATACTCCAATGGAATACATGCAGTAGACACTTTACTCAAGATGCAATATCACAACTATCTAACAGCTCCAAAAAAACTAAAAGGTACAAATCAGATAAAAGTGCATCTTGAAAAGGAAGTCGAGAGATCAACCCTTATACAACTCCCTAAAATTAATCAAACAAATTTGCCTATACTAAAaataagaattaaaaaaatttaaaacagcgTGATTTGATATTCTCTAACTCATtaaataattcataagtaaatgGGCCAATTGCATTGCTCCATTCTGGTCACGCGGACAAGTTTGAAACCCAATGAGACACTACTTGTTGATTCACTAAATAAATTCCAAACACATGTGGGTTGAAATCAATAGTTTCAAACACGTGGtttaaaatcaattcatatACTATTGAAATCATTCATATACTATTAGTTGGGAGTATTTGCTAACGATAAAACTTCTCTTTAGTCATCAATTTAACAATACCTAGAACATTTTCCTCTTGATTAAGTATTAAATATTGTCAGAAGAAATTTGACGTCGCCACTCTTGAGACTAAAGGGTTATTATCACTGTACTTCTGACTCCATTTGGCTGCTTTCCTGGTTATTGCTTGTTAAATCAATCAGTTTGTTGTATACCTTGTGGAATTAATGCCCCACTACTAACTGCAGATAAATGTATTAGGCAACTTACATTAATTCAAAGTCTTATAAATTAAATGACTGTACAGGTTTGACTATTGCATTCCAAAACAGGTAAAGTGTATTGTTCTCTTTTCACTGTAAAGggaaaaaatgaattttgggACTAGTATTtcccaaataatttttttttctggaaactATCCGGAAACCATGTTTCCTCCAAGCAAATAAGTATGACTATCTGCTCCTGCGCACcccacgtttttgagacgcggacggcaatcgGAAGCGATTATTTCGCATGCCGGGACAGTAgtatctcccagatttttaaactagaCATCGCTAACAGAGTAAAAATACTTAGCAAAATGAATGTAGTTGTTTGAAGACaagttgaaaaggaaaacagctcactttcagTTGCCGttcgcatctcaaaaacgcaacctcattcccagggtctctacCCTCTGCCTCCTTGGTTGacggaggcagagaagagagaccctgggagccAGGTTGTCAAAAAACTCGCGTGCCTTAGCTCCCCAACACCGCAGAAAAACGCAAGTGCATGCTTACGTAATACCACTAGGCAGCTCTTAAAAGCCTTCATAATTCTTTTCCAGTTAATCCGTGAGCTTGCTCACGggagaatttcattttatttcacagtCGCTCTGATCTTGCCAATCTACCTGACGAAGGTTTCATCATAACTGAAGGACGGGATGGTGGACCGATGCTCCCTGCTGATGCAGCTACTTATCAGACCAGCGGCTTGAACCACACTGGAGCAAATGCTGCCGCGGACTCAATTTACTCTGGTCACGGACGCTCTTGGCAGGCGACGGAACAAAGCCAACTTATGGGGGCAGGTGCTAACCAAGCGAACGGGCTGAGTGACGCTGTTGTGGGAGGAGCTGCGCAGAATCAAACCAGTGAGCTTATTGGAGGCCCAAACAACTGGCTTTGGCAGAGTCGCAGTGCTGACATGACTGTTGACCAAACCAGCGGAAGGGACTACCCTGTTATGGGGCTTCGCGCTCTTCACGTCAGCCATAATGGACACACAGCATCCGATATTGTATACAGGATGGTGTACTCTGGTGAGGGTGCCCAGCAGATAAACGGGTTACCTGGAAACCATGAAGAGGAACCTGTTGCTGACGAGGCCAATGGATCGAGCGTCCACAGAGTAGGACGTGCGTGGCAGGCACGTGAAATGAGCTTCCTTGATCATGCTAATGGAGGCAACTGTCGCCCGCATGGGACAGCTGCAAGGGAGGCTCCGCGCTTCCCCATCCGAGAAGATGTGATATGCTCTCCTGTGCAGGAACAAGGTGACGGATGTGCAGTACGACAGGCGCCAATCCTAGTTGCTGAGTTCCAGCCAGGCGAATTTAATTTAGTCTCTTCTGTGGGAAACGCGGAAAAGCCCACACTGCATTGCTGCAGTACAGAAGAGATAAAACAATGGAAGCAACAACTTACGAGGCAAGTGGCACGTTTGaattaccaataataataataataataataataattaataaataccggtaaataaataaagtatgacGTGAGATCATAAATACTCTTGCTCTTTGAccatttcaacttaatcaaaaacataaaacaaacagctagccactacaaacataatgataaagcgcattttacttttgactcgacgtttcgtatgctacaacatacatctttagAAGTGACGTTTGAACAAATTCAAGTATGATAATATATAATTAAGAAGACCTGTAACTATAGAGAATAACATAAAAAATAGTCAGATAAATAGATAGCGGTGAAAACTGGCCGTTTAATAAAGCCAGAGTTTTTCACTGCCCTCTTCGTTTAACGCTGGTTTAATGTCGCGTATTaataaagtttcctttattttacaattaatgcaaatcgGAGCTACCATTTgctaaacttgaaaatggtcccattttatGTTGTAACCTGTTCTTACTGCGTGATCTGCAATggcggaagtttgattgatccCATTGAGTGctttgaaatgatctttttcACGGTCACATAAGCGACGTTTCGTTTTACCAATGTAAAACTCATTGCAGTCCCAACAAGATGCCTTATAAACAACCCCGGACGTGTCGAATGCTCTTCGGTCGTTGTGAAGTAGGTGGTAAGATAAATATGAGTATTTATTATATGTACAAGTTAAAGCGAACTAGTGAAAGAATCTTAAATATCACTGAGGACGAAAGACAAAAGTGGTCCTTTCGTACTTAACAGGACAATTTAggcaattgtcactttataCTGGCACCTGAAAAACTGAGTCGACTTCAACGGAATTCGTTGTCTATTACCCGCACTTGAAGTATACATTTGTTTCATCCATTGATTCTTTCATGGACACAAACAAATTGACCgcctcccaactgagtggcttcatagctcagttggtagagcattccACAGGCATCACAGAGGTCCTGGGTTCCAATCCCATTGGAGCCACTTGTATTTGTCAgcgcccggttgttcaaaaaccgattaacactaatccgagtttaaaaattaaccaaagagtttatttctctactcccaaatgttgttcaacgctgatattcggaaaAACTTTAcagtagaagaagtcaatcttcaaagacaaaaataccgtatttactcgagtaagcccgcggcgcttatttaatttttcgcgccacaagggcggcgcttattcgagggcggtgCTTATTTAAGcattgtaccagacaaatttactttttctatatttttattcaacggtacactttctgatactaaactgatagtaaatctagaattacgagagaaattcacggGGTGAAAAAAACCTgagagtttcatgataacgagagcgaaaatatcagcggtgagagcgaactcctttgtcgttgtggaacaatttatagtgtttttcttggttatacgaaattcctcgagtaagcgccgcatcggcggtgcggcgcttattcgagggcggcacttagtaacttttttgtcccacatgcggcgcttattcgagtaaatacggtaagcaaaagaaactttctccaaaaagttgaaaacatgaagcaaaactttacgctaatcctggattaacttAATCAGCTTTCGAAGAACCGGGCCCAGGTGTTTTAAGAGAGAATTGCTTAAATTGGCCAATCAAGTGCGAGAatcatttctcaatttcgttTATAACCCGCATTTgaaatacacatttctttcatgAATCTTCATCTTTACTGAGGACTGGAATTTGGGGGACAATTGGTGACTTTGgttgtctgtattcccagacGCGAGTCACGTTGAGGTTGGGGCGGAGCTAGCCTAGGAAGCGGAGGGTCAGTGCATCTAATTAAATACCTGAGGAATTGAGAGAAACTTATCTTTTATATTTTTGGTCATGACTAATTGAAAAGTCTTGAGGTGATGGGGCTTTTTATTGATATCTAAAAAAAATGATCATGTTGCAGGTCAAAACCGAAGAAGGCTCGAAAAAAGAATAATGCACGCAACCCATCATTCACTTTCAAAATAACCGAAGTTGCTCAACATCGCGAAAACGAAACACCGGTTTTTACTGAAGCAGTGTACAATGATCACCAGGAAAAGCTGTTTGGCATAAGAATTCACCCCAAGGGCGTAGGCTGTGGAACAGGCATTCATGTTGCACTGTTCATTCATTTGATAAAGGGAGACTTCGATGATTCCCTAGTTTGGCCTTTTGCTGGGACCATCACTGTTACCATCCTAGATCAGAGTGATTCCAGCCCCCGTAGCGACTTCTGTCGGATCATACAAGCAAACCCCAACTCGCCTGCCTTCCAACAGCCTGATGACACCATTTGCCGCACCGGGTATGGCTATGAAAGGTTCGCTCTAATCGAAGAGTTCTTTGGTCCACGATATGTGAAGGACGAtaaattgttgttgaaaatagagCTCTCAGAGTAATGATCAAAACGTCCACCACGTAATTCAGTAAAATATTTTTCTAAGagactttatttttgttatagaTTGCACAAACGTAGTGCCTAAAACAATGGAAATGTGTGAAAAGATAATGCTATTTTAATTGCTTAAAAAGTAGAATTGGTTGATACATTTGAGATGTTCTCACATAAAGAGACTCATTTAGTTCTGCCCGACTCGGACCTTTTTTTAAGAAACCTTTTGGCCCAAACAAAAGAGTTAAAATAGTGCAATGCGTTATAGGGACCGAAGCCTTTTTCTAAGGCCATAATCGTCCATTTCACACGGTTGATTTGCCAGCGGCTATACATGTAGCGTCGCTATAAAAACTACTTGAGTAACATCATTCATCTTAACTACTTTACTTGTTTTGCAATTTATAGAGGAGTAATATGATCCCTGGCATTTTTAACTATTTAGCTATTTCAGGGAATCGCTACTATTAAATAACTTGCACTAAgtaattttttgtaaatattaacCTTAACATATTACGGGTACAATGaagtgtgttgttgttgttgttgcagtgTAACATATATTTTAAATTGGGAAGTATACAAAATATGGACCCtgggtccatggaccacccctgtggtccatttaagcaattgtcttttaAAGGCACCTTTACCACCTATTTGGTGGTTCCAAAGGTGAtttgtctataacccgcacttcaaattcATTGATCTAGTTCTTCACCggaacaaattgacctgctcttagcttcatagctcagttggtagaggattgcaccagcatcgcagagggtcATGGGTTTCCAATCcctttgaagccacctgaatttttcaggtgttgataagagacaattgccagataagtgagaggataatttccctctttcgtctaaagatttttctgcttgtaactttacaaaatgaggagtaatggtccacaggggtagtccatggacccggGGTCCATGAAGTGGTCCATtgaccgggtccacaggggtggtccacgGACCAGAGGTCTATCTTTTGTACACATCCTTTAAATTGGACCTTTTGAATTTTCTCCCCGTAAGAACTGATGAGTTTTTCACATAGTTTAAAATCATTGTATTACTAGCAAATGAAGTTTCCCGTGCTTTTCTGCTTGATTTCCATATTCATCTTAACTGTATTTGTATACCGCATCATTAAAGTGTAGATTTATAGGATAGTATTTATATAGGGCCTTTTTCGATGTTTTGCCCAGAAAGAATGATTTTTAAAACGTAGTTTTATAGGTTTTTGGTCATCTAGTTGGCCAATGAAATTTCGATAAAGACTacaattttttggtgtttttcagTAGAGATTTTATCTTTTATGTCTTATTTATCCTTTTTCGTTGTTTGAGCTCATTTGCGAGCACTTTTGCAGATGACTGCAATAACTGGtaattgcattaaaacaattaagTGATTCACTCATTATCATAGTTGACGTCATTTTCACCATatgtggtttgcaaccaatcacTGGAGAAACAGATAACATTGATCAGGAGCTCAGAAAGGGTAGTCTCCAATAATTCCTTGAGACAACcatttcccgagtaaatttattaaaaggaacaggtttttccggCGAAAtttatcatatttcccttgacgctgggATGGCTGTGTTTTGATCaatggcttttacaacagtgggtatgctgaatctcccaagggaggcgttcttGACTCCTACgtcaagtatgggagatagaggcttccCTTGATGCGCTCCTGTAATGATGTAACCTTTACAATCGCTGATCTACGAACAAAAGGCGATTataagagatcttttgttttaatccACCAACATGCAAATGTCggtgatgacgtaacgtgaaaatcACCTCCACCTGTACTGTCACCACGAGTATCTTGTTTGACTCAACCTAACCTCGCTCCCAGGCTCTCCAAGATCCTGGCAACGAGGTTGGGCACAACCGAGAACATACAGTAAGAATCATTTACGTTCCTCTACACACACGAGTCGAGGGAGCCATTAATTTGGGGAAGACATTTTGCCCTTTACGAGATACAGGATAGGAAaatctttttccaaaaaatCTGACGTTAATTATTCACTTTGAAAGACCGAAAAGAAACATGCCACACGTGCGAGACGATCGTGTTTCCTCATTAAGCCATTGCTTCATTTAAATTTGAACCTATAACTAAATGACTTTGCATGCTCCTGTACCCTTAATGCCCTGCAGGTCCACCTGCGtagtatttttttctaaaattcgATGGGATTTACAGGGTTTCTGCAAATTGGCCATTACGGGTATTGGTGGGTTTTGCGTTAAGTCACCTTGGTGGTGGACGTAAACAAAAGATcgctcattagcttcttttgttcgttccagtagcaattgtacattgcagcattatgtgtctctagagattggttgcaaaacaCCTGTATTACGATCACTTCGAAAACGTTTAACCAGTTACTGAAAGGCTATTCAAATACATCAAAGTCCACTGTTGTGATCGAGAAAATTCGAGTGAAATGGCGTGCACGATGTAATCAGGTGACACCATTTTTCTTTGCCAAAATTGTGAGTATTTTTTTCAGGTTTGACATTATTGTTCGCGATAATAGTAATCTTACAGCTGTGATTTCAATAATTTGCTGTATAATAGTAAGTCAAATTGTGTGGGGTTTGCTTTAAGGACACCAACGTGTCATTGCTGTAGAAATACATTTAGGGGTTTTTCGTTGGATTTGAATTGTGCAGGATTGTTGCAATTCACTTTTCAAAGCTCTTTGCTAATAGTGGAAGCCACAATtgtcgattttgttgaacagcgatgttgcaACAGTTTCCTAACCCCTTTTAACTGTGTTGAAACATGTGATATTTTATAATGATATCGAATGCAAGACAATGTTACTTTTTGACATTTACCCcttaaacaatagaccaatttcgatatattaaaattcagtccaaaacaaaggcatcatctcgaggctgtGGGGAATAAATATGAGCAATCGTAAGAGttcattccccagagcctcgagatgacgccttttgtttcggactggattttaatatatcgaaattggtctattgggtTTGATTCCTTTTCGCCTGCAGTTTATCAAGAGCGTTGCATCTTGAAGTTCTTCCCAATTTGGAAACATCTACCCAGTTTCTCCGAAGCTTCAGGCGCTTGAATGCCCAACGGGGAAGACCTGGTAAAGTGTTCTCTGACAGTGGTAGAGCTTTCATGGGAGCTGCAAAATTCCTaacatttgtaaatttgtaaatgcTATTCTGGACGACGTTTACAGTTGTTCATGTACGTAACGGTATTTTAGCTGTCACTCTTTGAGAACGAGGCATACAAGCATGCATGAGCAACATGTTGTCAGGCAACCTCGTTCTcaaggtctctcttctctgcctccattgtcgttaaACAATGGAGGGAGAAAAGAGAGACCCTGCGAACGAGGTTGGTTGCCAGGGTATTAACTTCGCTACGAACGAACGAAACACTCAccatttttcatgatttttggatgcttttaggaagcttgcgGCGATTtcgctacgctttaagaacgaagcattcaacatttcggagcgctattacagtcagtcattataTCTGTTTCTGagcagcatgttgtcagggtattaagcacacattcgcaacatttgagAATGTTATTCTAATCGATGTTTGTAATTGtctatgcgtatatcgatattgTAGTCGCTAATCTTTGAGAAcaaagcatacaacattttctAGCAGCACGGTCTCCTgtgttcatcgaagtttttaTCTTTCTCGGACCAGCTGACACTTCCaatagtcgggtcgacttttcaaatgacgggtcgCACGATCTGATCGGATCGTCACGATCCGTCAAGATATTTGAAGCTGCCCCAGGCAGTTCGACTTCCAGCAGTAAAGcttacttcctttttaaacttcagGACCCGACATCAGGTGAGTAGGGCCGTCAACACATTGGACATGTCGTGGAGGTGTGGAGCCATGAGCAATACTGAATTGAAGAGGCACTTGAAAAAGAATGCCGACAAACAtatgaaaaggaagaaaatcaCGAATCAACAAATCGCCCTGTGCGGGGCAGACATGCAATCATACGGACGGAATGTGCCAAAAGATATAGTTCAGTAATGATAAAGTAACTCCCGACAATGACGAATTTACACGTGTATGATTAGTTATTAAAATAATACCAGATTATGTGCTGAGTCTTATAACtgactaaaaacaaaacaaacaattaaGTCCAATATATAAATACGGCGCAACCTAGACCACAAAACTTGTTGAAGCATGAGATTGCCACAACTGAGGTCATACTAAAATAAATGCGACGCGGTGCAGTGAAAAAAGCCAAGAACATGAAATGTTGTAGAAGACCAttgcataaagaacctcaccaagTCTGAGGTCTGTGTGGTACATTGTTGCAGAgttttgagttatttgtcgaagcgtttcatcCAACTTTTTAGAGTTTTGTTTGGAGCCGCGATGTCTTCGGCCCGCGTGCTCAGTTCAACAATATCAACAAAAACGTCTGGCAGACTATGAAGTTCACGTTGCCATGAAAGCGTTTACTTTTCTCAGTACAAATGTGCATAAACACATCTAATTTTCTTGACACCGTGACGGAACTGGTAGAAACATTTACTTCTAGGTCATCTTAACTCGTATATATGTATGAGACCCAACAGAGTTCAAGAGTTGACTGATGACGTCgctgaaaaccatctatttttatattccattagAGTGGGCGGGGCTTatgtcctttttatttttaaagtcTGAAGCAGGTAAGGCAGCAAAAGCAGGAACAGGCGTACGGGGAGAGTCGTGGCGCCCTCAGAGCTGAATTATCTTCAACAAACAATTAAGACGTTCAACCGCTTCGTAAAGTTAACAGCATTCAAAGAACTATTCGTAGAGAGGATATAGCCAGATTTTACAGGTAGGGGTCATTATTTTCGTGCTGCACATTTCAGTTAAATGCAGGCCGCTTTCGGATATTACGGATTGTCGGCTTTTCAACTTCTCTGGATCCCCTTTTTTCTATAATTtacactggaaaaaaaaattctgtcggTCCACATACTTGTTCTCGAAATGTATGTGTGTTGGTTGTGTGTTGCAATTGAGTCAGTCAAATGCTATTAGTGATGTTAAACACTCCCGAACAGCACAAGGAACAGAATGGTTGACTTGACGTCACTTATAGACCTTTGCAGGTTGCACGTGAAGTttcttttcccatttcagaccacgtgatgctCTCAACTTTCGTATAATTGTCATTTTGTTTTCTATAAGTTGTGCGTACATATGTACTTGCATAAGACGacctttgaaagaaactgttccttggagtaacatcacgtggtctaaAATGGGAAAATAAAACAGTACAAACTAAAAAGGTCCATTGTTATGGCGAGCTCACTGGTCTTTCAAGTGTGACTGACAGACCTAAACTTATGATTAATTCCCTCATTATTGAAAACTTCTCCTCGGATATTTTAGTGAATCAAGAGGAAATCGAAGATTCCTCGATGCTTTAATTTGTAAAAATGGATAAAGGAGTTTAGCTTCTGAAGAAACTGCGGTGCTGTTTCGGTTGGAGAAGTAAATCGCAGAGATAAGTTGATATGATGGTAGAGTTGACtaccgtaaaaaaaaaaaaaaaaaaaaaaattcgaaaccTGGCGTACAGCGTTCgcccttcgtcaaagcgaatTTGCTGTGATTTATAAACCCATTTCGTTTTTAACGTGTAAACGTAATTCAATAAATCCTGCATTCCAAGAGATGATGTCACTACCAACGGATCCATTGCAAAAGACATCGATTGCATCCGGTACAAGTTTAGCACAGCGGAGAGATCTACAGTAGTTTTTCTTCTTGTCTGAGTTTCAGTCCATCTTTACCCATTCACGACAAAAGGATAAATGAAGCTCGATTGGTCCAAACGAGcgttctacatctacatctttAATCTATAAAGGCTTCCCATTACTTAGATGAGGTCAGATATCACAGTATCGCCATACACGTTAAAAAAAACTAATCTTGTAAGTATTTCCTGATGAGTAGGGTTGAATGAACTTCTTAGGATTATACTGGCGAGTGATTCTTCCCTTAGGCTTCTCCGATGTAGCAGGATTTGACCCAGCGAGCTGCCCTGACtttaaattttctcaatttCCAAAATATGTTTAGAAATTAAGATATTTGGCGTTGCTAAGTCTTCCCTTTACTTAATTTAATCCCATGAAGCGGCATCTAGTTTTCCTAAGTCGTTTCTTATACTTCTTCTTCTACTTCAAGATCGACACAGCAGGTTATCGCTATCGCTAAAACGACTTTCCGAAACCTCCATGTATTTCCATAGCTTTCAAGTCCGATCTGACGAATTATTGCTCCAGTTGCATCCATCAAACATCCTTTTGTGAAGAGTAAACTAATTCTGCTAAAATCTCGAGAATTCAGGCACAACGTAATACTGGAATAAACCGAGAAAGGAAGATTTACGCCTGCTGGGAAAACAAGCACTGTTGGAAGTTGACTGAGAACAGAATTTG of the Montipora capricornis isolate CH-2021 chromosome 7, ASM3666992v2, whole genome shotgun sequence genome contains:
- the LOC138056993 gene encoding uncharacterized protein isoform X2: MAFPCQEPKGKCDAGRSGKVKVTILASEWGSSKVLSKSLKKGSVAVFWCLAVVMAGLPVLVSKNSGFGEALFKVLYGSLFVIDSVDPEVWAVNIKNIIWDTDRQKRLEEAKGIRKSYQEKYLWAKQSDDLLARIISLVRALPQIDIGVEAVTEGSVRKGTEMEEYAQEPQEVIHELREPSTTKKQQVVATENGGNGSIQSMQAVLNRIADKYLPNVCPSNVEHLNNFTVYLEKLRKVLVLDPIKPGSSIPTAEVGSEEIPEELWKDYRKEDHLNEMAQKFPVIQEEYKACKRDFFGLNADREIGINIVVTGDSGTGKSNFINTLRDRSDLANLPDEGFIITEGRDGGPMLPADAATYQTSGLNHTGANAAADSIYSGHGRSWQATEQSQLMGAGANQANGLSDAVVGGAAQNQTSELIGGPNNWLWQSRSADMTVDQTSGRDYPVMGLRALHVSHNGHTASDIVYRMVYSGEGAQQINGLPGNHEEEPVADEANGSSVHRVGRAWQAREMSFLDHANGGNCRPHGTAAREAPRFPIREDVICSPVQEQGDGCAVRQAPILVAEFQPGEFNLVSSVGNAEKPTLHCCSTEEIKQWKQQLTRSKPKKARKKNNARNPSFTFKITEVAQHRENETPVFTEAVYNDHQEKLFGIRIHPKGVGCGTGIHVALFIHLIKGDFDDSLVWPFAGTITVTILDQSDSSPRSDFCRIIQANPNSPAFQQPDDTICRTGYGYERFALIEEFFGPRYVKDDKLLLKIELSE
- the LOC138056993 gene encoding uncharacterized protein isoform X1 gives rise to the protein MAFPCQEPKGKCDAGRSGKVKVTILASEWGSSKGDLSTINRNLAIQLAKSSDVEISFFVPQCSERDKTEALSCNIRIIEATKRVGFEEPDLLSHPPDDLQIENFLVLSKSLKKGSVAVFWCLAVVMAGLPVLVSKNSGFGEALFKVLYGSLFVIDSVDPEVWAVNIKNIIWDTDRQKRLEEAKGIRKSYQEKYLWAKQSDDLLARIISLVRALPQIDIGVEAVTEGSVRKGTEMEEYAQEPQEVIHELREPSTTKKQQVVATENGGNGSIQSMQAVLNRIADKYLPNVCPSNVEHLNNFTVYLEKLRKVLVLDPIKPGSSIPTAEVGSEEIPEELWKDYRKEDHLNEMAQKFPVIQEEYKACKRDFFGLNADREIGINIVVTGDSGTGKSNFINTLRDRSDLANLPDEGFIITEGRDGGPMLPADAATYQTSGLNHTGANAAADSIYSGHGRSWQATEQSQLMGAGANQANGLSDAVVGGAAQNQTSELIGGPNNWLWQSRSADMTVDQTSGRDYPVMGLRALHVSHNGHTASDIVYRMVYSGEGAQQINGLPGNHEEEPVADEANGSSVHRVGRAWQAREMSFLDHANGGNCRPHGTAAREAPRFPIREDVICSPVQEQGDGCAVRQAPILVAEFQPGEFNLVSSVGNAEKPTLHCCSTEEIKQWKQQLTRSKPKKARKKNNARNPSFTFKITEVAQHRENETPVFTEAVYNDHQEKLFGIRIHPKGVGCGTGIHVALFIHLIKGDFDDSLVWPFAGTITVTILDQSDSSPRSDFCRIIQANPNSPAFQQPDDTICRTGYGYERFALIEEFFGPRYVKDDKLLLKIELSE
- the LOC138056993 gene encoding uncharacterized protein isoform X4, whose product is MLGGLVKLKSLFWLLNGDQAKNFLVLSKSLKKGSVAVFWCLAVVMAGLPVLVSKNSGFGEALFKVLYGSLFVIDSVDPEVWAVNIKNIIWDTDRQKRLEEAKGIRKSYQEKYLWAKQSDDLLARIISLVRALPQIDIGVEAVTEGSVRKGTEMEEYAQEPQEVIHELREPSTTKKQQVVATENGGNGSIQSMQAVLNRIADKYLPNVCPSNVEHLNNFTVYLEKLRKVLVLDPIKPGSSIPTAEVGSEEIPEELWKDYRKEDHLNEMAQKFPVIQEEYKACKRDFFGLNADREIGINIVVTGDSGTGKSNFINTLRDRSDLANLPDEGFIITEGRDGGPMLPADAATYQTSGLNHTGANAAADSIYSGHGRSWQATEQSQLMGAGANQANGLSDAVVGGAAQNQTSELIGGPNNWLWQSRSADMTVDQTSGRDYPVMGLRALHVSHNGHTASDIVYRMVYSGEGAQQINGLPGNHEEEPVADEANGSSVHRVGRAWQAREMSFLDHANGGNCRPHGTAAREAPRFPIREDVICSPVQEQGDGCAVRQAPILVAEFQPGEFNLVSSVGNAEKPTLHCCSTEEIKQWKQQLTRSKPKKARKKNNARNPSFTFKITEVAQHRENETPVFTEAVYNDHQEKLFGIRIHPKGVGCGTGIHVALFIHLIKGDFDDSLVWPFAGTITVTILDQSDSSPRSDFCRIIQANPNSPAFQQPDDTICRTGYGYERFALIEEFFGPRYVKDDKLLLKIELSE
- the LOC138056993 gene encoding uncharacterized protein isoform X3, encoding MLGGLVKLKSLFWLLNGDQAKVFLKNFLVLSKSLKKGSVAVFWCLAVVMAGLPVLVSKNSGFGEALFKVLYGSLFVIDSVDPEVWAVNIKNIIWDTDRQKRLEEAKGIRKSYQEKYLWAKQSDDLLARIISLVRALPQIDIGVEAVTEGSVRKGTEMEEYAQEPQEVIHELREPSTTKKQQVVATENGGNGSIQSMQAVLNRIADKYLPNVCPSNVEHLNNFTVYLEKLRKVLVLDPIKPGSSIPTAEVGSEEIPEELWKDYRKEDHLNEMAQKFPVIQEEYKACKRDFFGLNADREIGINIVVTGDSGTGKSNFINTLRDRSDLANLPDEGFIITEGRDGGPMLPADAATYQTSGLNHTGANAAADSIYSGHGRSWQATEQSQLMGAGANQANGLSDAVVGGAAQNQTSELIGGPNNWLWQSRSADMTVDQTSGRDYPVMGLRALHVSHNGHTASDIVYRMVYSGEGAQQINGLPGNHEEEPVADEANGSSVHRVGRAWQAREMSFLDHANGGNCRPHGTAAREAPRFPIREDVICSPVQEQGDGCAVRQAPILVAEFQPGEFNLVSSVGNAEKPTLHCCSTEEIKQWKQQLTRSKPKKARKKNNARNPSFTFKITEVAQHRENETPVFTEAVYNDHQEKLFGIRIHPKGVGCGTGIHVALFIHLIKGDFDDSLVWPFAGTITVTILDQSDSSPRSDFCRIIQANPNSPAFQQPDDTICRTGYGYERFALIEEFFGPRYVKDDKLLLKIELSE